A stretch of the Clostridiales bacterium genome encodes the following:
- a CDS encoding ROK family protein: MNGYVLLDAGGTEIKSAAFSGDGNRLDEIHSAPSHAREDREEILGNLLDVIGREKKILEAGGYRLGTVGMAFPGPFDYPNGISHIRGLDKYDAIDGVALEEALKGIPGQDVLAPDVRFFFRHDVDSFALGTAAREPACAGGRTICLAIGTGTGSAFLEEGRLVKKGKGAPDDGWIYPFPFRGGIIDDWVSVRGLAKLTAEAGFPAGTSGKDLSGLAAQENRQAAAVWEAFGRLIAEALEPFIASFRPDRLVLGGQISKAEKYFGGEIRRRYPEMEILVISDTTEYILEGLLASGRENPETRGGGGKA, encoded by the coding sequence ATGAACGGATATGTACTGCTGGACGCGGGCGGAACCGAAATCAAAAGCGCGGCGTTTTCTGGGGACGGAAACCGCCTGGATGAAATCCATTCGGCGCCTTCGCACGCGCGGGAGGACCGGGAAGAGATCCTCGGGAACCTGCTGGACGTGATCGGCCGGGAAAAGAAAATCCTGGAGGCCGGCGGGTACCGCCTGGGGACCGTCGGGATGGCATTCCCCGGACCGTTTGACTACCCGAACGGCATCAGCCATATCCGGGGACTGGACAAATATGATGCGATTGACGGCGTTGCACTGGAGGAAGCGCTGAAAGGCATTCCGGGCCAGGACGTGCTGGCGCCGGACGTGCGGTTTTTCTTCCGGCATGACGTGGATTCCTTCGCGCTGGGAACTGCGGCGCGGGAGCCTGCCTGCGCAGGCGGGCGGACGATCTGCCTGGCCATCGGGACGGGCACGGGATCTGCGTTCCTGGAAGAAGGCCGGCTGGTGAAGAAGGGGAAAGGGGCCCCGGACGACGGCTGGATCTATCCGTTTCCCTTCCGCGGGGGAATCATCGACGACTGGGTTTCCGTGCGCGGCCTGGCAAAGCTGACCGCGGAGGCGGGCTTCCCGGCCGGGACTTCCGGAAAGGACCTTTCCGGACTGGCCGCGCAGGAGAACCGGCAGGCGGCCGCGGTATGGGAGGCATTCGGCCGCCTCATTGCGGAGGCGCTGGAGCCGTTTATCGCTTCCTTCCGGCCGGACCGGCTGGTGCTGGGCGGACAGATTTCCAAGGCGGAGAAGTATTTCGGCGGTGAGATCCGGAGGCGGTATCCGGAAATGGAAATCCTGGTGATCAGCGATACGACGGAATATATCCTGGAGGGGCTGCTGGCATCCGGACGGGAGAATCCGGAAACGCGGGGCGGCGGTGGCAAAGCATGA
- a CDS encoding AI-2E family transporter produces MRLKENKVYFKAGVTAFLVIAAGILCWFLIDRMDQVSGAFNKVMAILRPFIIGGALAYLLAPACNALDRAFLGWTRGRAEKLCKGLSIAISLILTIAVITLLTAILVPQVIRSLVSVVNALPGQINSARQQIDQWLANEPDLRSWWDRIFTQVSGGIASWQENGLMPVVGTVLSGTATYVTGFAVAVKDSLLGLIVTIYLLAARKRFAAQSRLTLQGVCPERWLPKVEEEVHFIDHIFHGFLLGKLLDSAIVGVLCFLGCLLMGFSSPALIGVIVGVTNIIPFVGPFIGAIPCALILLLENPVHCLMFVIFILVLQQFDGNVLGPRIIGNTTGISGFWITFAILFFGGLWSLVGMLVAVPLFAVIYDIIRKLLFRKLRRKGQEGMIAEYEAAYHTAPEPVKKSRRIRKNRSPKDGE; encoded by the coding sequence ATGAGGCTGAAAGAGAATAAGGTGTATTTCAAAGCCGGGGTGACCGCCTTCCTGGTGATCGCGGCGGGGATCCTCTGCTGGTTCCTGATCGACCGGATGGATCAGGTGAGCGGTGCGTTCAACAAGGTGATGGCCATCCTGCGGCCGTTCATCATCGGCGGGGCGCTGGCCTACCTGCTGGCGCCGGCCTGCAACGCGCTGGACCGCGCTTTCCTGGGTTGGACCCGCGGCCGGGCGGAAAAGCTCTGCAAGGGCCTGTCCATCGCGATTTCCCTGATCCTGACGATCGCGGTGATCACCCTGCTGACGGCGATCCTGGTGCCGCAGGTGATCCGGAGCCTGGTGAGCGTGGTGAACGCCCTGCCGGGCCAGATCAACAGCGCACGGCAGCAGATTGACCAGTGGCTGGCGAACGAGCCGGACCTCCGGTCCTGGTGGGACCGGATCTTCACCCAGGTTTCCGGCGGCATCGCCAGCTGGCAGGAGAACGGCCTGATGCCCGTGGTCGGCACCGTGCTTTCCGGCACGGCCACCTATGTGACCGGGTTTGCCGTGGCGGTGAAGGATTCGCTGCTGGGACTGATTGTGACCATCTACCTGCTGGCGGCCCGCAAGCGCTTTGCGGCGCAGAGCCGGCTGACGCTGCAGGGGGTCTGCCCGGAACGGTGGCTGCCCAAGGTGGAAGAGGAGGTCCATTTTATCGACCATATCTTCCACGGCTTCCTGCTGGGGAAACTGCTGGATTCCGCCATCGTCGGCGTGCTCTGCTTCCTGGGGTGCCTGCTGATGGGCTTCTCCTCCCCGGCGCTGATCGGCGTGATTGTCGGCGTGACGAACATCATTCCCTTTGTCGGGCCGTTTATCGGGGCAATTCCCTGCGCGCTGATCCTGCTGCTGGAAAACCCGGTGCACTGCCTGATGTTTGTGATTTTCATCCTGGTGCTGCAGCAGTTTGACGGAAATGTGCTGGGCCCCCGGATTATCGGCAATACGACCGGGATATCCGGATTCTGGATTACGTTTGCCATCCTGTTCTTCGGCGGCCTGTGGAGCCTGGTGGGCATGCTGGTGGCCGTGCCGCTGTTTGCCGTGATCTATGACATCATCCGGAAGCTTCTCTTCCGCAAGCTGCGGCGGAAAGGGCAGGAAGGGATGATCGCGGAATATGAGGCGGCCTACCACACGGCGCCGGAGCCGGTGAAAAAGAGCCGCCGGATCCGGAAAAACCGTTCCCCGAAGGACGGGGAGTGA
- a CDS encoding DUF819 family protein — MTETVQSLIAPDNHWALLAILFASTFLAIWLEQKYRWASKMSGAIITLVIAIALVNLHVIPAEAAVFDDIVWGYAVPLAIPLLLIRTNLRKMHREAGRFLAIFLIGAAGTVAGAVLATLLLGGTLEGLPGVGAMMTGSYIGGGVNFTALSDAFHVEPTLKASATVADNLNMAIYFLVLMGIAGSLWFRKRYSHPHIDDVQENGKSGEGETLAAQYWTRKEISLKDIAVDMAFAVIVVFLSKLVGGFFASLIPTDNWFLKMLNTFFGSQYVWITNFSLIWSTCFEKQAADMRGAQEIGTWLIYLFFFAIGVPASIGILIRSAPILLLFCMIIVLVNMLFCFLGGKLLRFDLEEIILASNANIGGPTTAAGMAISQGWVKLIGPCMLVGTFGYVIGTWLGILVGSILGA; from the coding sequence ATGACAGAAACCGTCCAATCCCTGATTGCACCGGACAACCACTGGGCATTGCTGGCGATCCTGTTTGCATCCACCTTCCTGGCCATCTGGCTGGAACAGAAGTACCGGTGGGCATCCAAAATGTCCGGTGCGATTATCACGCTGGTAATCGCGATCGCCCTGGTGAACCTGCATGTGATTCCGGCCGAGGCGGCCGTATTTGACGATATCGTATGGGGCTATGCGGTGCCGCTGGCCATTCCGCTGCTGCTGATCCGGACGAACCTGCGGAAGATGCACCGGGAAGCCGGACGCTTCCTGGCCATCTTCCTGATCGGCGCTGCCGGAACGGTGGCCGGCGCGGTCCTGGCTACCCTGCTGCTGGGAGGCACGCTGGAAGGACTCCCCGGCGTCGGCGCGATGATGACCGGTTCCTACATCGGCGGCGGTGTGAACTTTACCGCACTGTCCGACGCATTCCACGTGGAGCCGACCCTGAAGGCATCGGCCACGGTGGCGGACAACCTGAACATGGCCATCTATTTTCTGGTGCTGATGGGCATCGCAGGCAGCCTGTGGTTCCGGAAACGGTACAGCCATCCGCACATTGACGACGTGCAGGAGAACGGGAAGAGCGGCGAGGGGGAAACCCTGGCGGCGCAGTACTGGACCCGGAAGGAAATCTCCCTGAAGGATATCGCTGTGGATATGGCCTTCGCGGTGATTGTCGTGTTCCTTTCCAAACTTGTCGGCGGTTTCTTTGCCAGCCTGATCCCGACGGACAACTGGTTCCTGAAGATGCTGAACACCTTCTTCGGCAGCCAGTACGTATGGATTACCAACTTCTCGCTGATCTGGTCCACCTGCTTTGAAAAGCAGGCGGCCGATATGCGCGGGGCGCAGGAAATCGGCACATGGCTGATCTACCTGTTCTTCTTCGCTATCGGCGTGCCGGCATCCATCGGGATCCTGATCCGGAGCGCCCCGATCCTGCTGCTGTTCTGCATGATCATCGTGCTGGTGAACATGCTGTTCTGCTTCCTGGGCGGGAAACTGCTCCGGTTTGACCTGGAAGAAATCATCCTGGCTTCCAACGCCAATATCGGCGGACCGACCACGGCCGCGGGCATGGCGATATCCCAGGGATGGGTGAAGCTGATCGGACCCTGTATGCTGGTCGGTACCTTCGGGTATGTGATCGGCACCTGGCTGGGTATCCTGGTCGGATCCATACTCGGCGCCTGA
- a CDS encoding DinB family protein: MRELCEIIKETVKPNFLNIRTSIRTYDRDAVLYGAPCWKWVYHALHSADKWFINPFDYAEPDFHTEGLDDPEKPCGRVLSDRELLDYLDRIEQKTYDYLDSLTDEDLKEKPEGCRYTRMELILRQFRHISFHTGMLNAQTILEKGEFPMWVSETAKYVDDGIFFGRYRKGKVQL; the protein is encoded by the coding sequence ATGCGCGAACTGTGTGAGATCATTAAGGAGACCGTGAAACCGAATTTCCTGAACATCCGGACTTCGATCCGGACTTATGACCGGGATGCGGTCCTGTACGGGGCGCCTTGCTGGAAATGGGTGTACCATGCGCTCCATTCCGCGGACAAATGGTTTATCAACCCCTTCGACTACGCGGAGCCGGACTTCCACACGGAAGGCCTGGACGATCCGGAGAAGCCCTGCGGCCGGGTGCTGTCCGACCGGGAACTGCTGGACTACCTGGACCGGATTGAGCAGAAGACCTATGACTACCTGGACTCGCTGACGGATGAGGACCTGAAGGAAAAGCCGGAAGGATGCCGGTATACGCGGATGGAGCTGATTCTCCGGCAGTTCCGGCATATCTCCTTCCATACCGGGATGCTGAACGCGCAGACCATCCTGGAGAAAGGCGAGTTTCCCATGTGGGTTTCCGAGACGGCCAAATATGTCGATGACGGCATCTTTTTCGGGCGGTACCGCAAGGGGAAGGTGCAGCTGTAA
- a CDS encoding response regulator, protein MENDKAENSRGYEELLAENRELRLQLQQALEASAAKETFLGNMSHDIRTPMNAIVGMTALAKRYIDEKSRVMDALDKIETASGHLLNLINDMLDMSRINSGRLKLTSEPFSLSDLIHDILIIIRPQMESRKHDFRLHLGHIEAESFLGDPLRIRQILVNILSNAAKYTEDGGRVEFTVSEEAGPERYLLDFTCRDNGIGMSKEFLERIFEPFERVNSSTISRIEGTGLGMSIVRRLVDAMEGEIRIDSTPGEGTEVRIRLPLKVEKIQAETGALRGKRLLVVEQDEKRREIYAKYLGEFNLEHTVVAEMPEALSALTEADFRQQPYHLVLIGGMKEGSARMLDLAAYLHESWPGVTLVLISEDDWPRIEYRANRAGVRHFIPVPVFRKTLVNGLNAALEGEADESSSAGSPNLEGKRILLVEDNAINREIAVEVLKMTNAAVDTAENGREGAEKFLSSPEGTYDLILMDIQMPVLDGYGAVRMIRSSARADAAGIPIYAMTANTFAEDVAKAREAGMNGHIAKPLDIGTLMHVLRKELN, encoded by the coding sequence ATGGAAAACGATAAAGCCGAAAACAGCCGGGGTTATGAGGAACTGCTCGCGGAAAACCGGGAGCTTCGCCTTCAGCTGCAGCAAGCCCTGGAGGCCAGCGCCGCGAAGGAAACCTTCCTGGGCAATATGTCCCACGATATCCGCACGCCCATGAACGCGATCGTCGGCATGACCGCGCTGGCCAAGCGCTATATCGATGAGAAGAGCCGCGTGATGGACGCGCTGGACAAAATCGAAACGGCCAGCGGGCATCTGCTAAACCTGATCAACGATATGCTGGACATGTCCAGGATCAATTCCGGCCGGCTTAAGCTGACCAGCGAACCCTTTTCCCTCAGCGACCTGATTCATGATATCCTGATCATTATCCGGCCGCAGATGGAAAGCCGGAAGCATGATTTCCGCCTGCACCTGGGCCATATCGAGGCGGAAAGCTTCCTGGGCGACCCCCTGCGGATCCGCCAGATCCTGGTCAACATCCTTTCCAACGCCGCAAAGTATACCGAGGACGGCGGCCGTGTTGAATTTACCGTCTCAGAGGAAGCGGGACCGGAACGGTACCTGCTGGATTTTACCTGCCGGGACAACGGCATCGGTATGAGCAAAGAGTTCCTGGAACGGATTTTTGAGCCCTTTGAGCGGGTCAACAGCTCCACCATTTCCCGGATTGAAGGCACCGGCCTGGGAATGAGCATTGTCCGTCGGCTGGTGGATGCGATGGAAGGCGAAATCCGGATTGACAGCACCCCCGGGGAAGGCACTGAGGTGCGGATCCGCCTTCCGCTGAAGGTGGAGAAAATCCAGGCCGAAACCGGCGCGCTGCGCGGGAAACGGCTCCTGGTGGTGGAGCAGGATGAAAAGCGGCGGGAAATCTACGCCAAATACCTCGGGGAATTCAACCTGGAACATACCGTGGTTGCAGAGATGCCGGAGGCGCTTTCCGCGCTGACGGAGGCGGATTTCCGCCAGCAGCCCTATCACCTGGTGCTGATCGGCGGAATGAAGGAAGGCAGCGCCCGCATGCTGGACCTGGCCGCCTACCTGCATGAATCCTGGCCCGGCGTTACCCTGGTGCTGATCAGCGAGGATGACTGGCCGCGGATTGAATACCGGGCCAACCGGGCCGGCGTCCGGCATTTTATCCCGGTTCCGGTTTTCCGCAAAACGCTGGTGAACGGCCTGAACGCCGCGCTGGAGGGCGAAGCGGATGAAAGCTCGTCCGCCGGCAGCCCGAACCTGGAAGGAAAGCGGATCCTCCTGGTGGAGGACAATGCCATCAACCGGGAAATCGCCGTGGAAGTGCTGAAAATGACAAATGCCGCCGTGGATACGGCGGAAAACGGCCGGGAGGGCGCGGAGAAGTTCCTGTCTTCCCCGGAAGGAACCTACGATCTCATCCTGATGGATATCCAGATGCCGGTGCTGGACGGCTACGGCGCCGTCCGGATGATCCGCTCCTCCGCCCGGGCGGACGCGGCCGGGATCCCGATTTATGCCATGACGGCCAATACCTTCGCGGAGGATGTGGCCAAAGCCCGGGAAGCGGGAATGAACGGGCATATCGCAAAGCCGCTGGATATCGGAACCCTGATGCACGTCCTGCGGAAAGAGCTGAACTGA
- a CDS encoding MBL fold metallo-hydrolase, whose protein sequence is MELKRLNEHIWFMPYEEGRDRPNLCYVKGGRMSLAVDAGHSAAHVREFYALLEKENLPLPDLTVLTHWHWDHTFGMHAVHGLTLANERTNRYLAEWKEKIEKNGPGEFLAIHESIRREYPAGTEVTVRTADIVFDGELTLDLGGCTVKVVQAEAPHTDDSTLVYVENDRVLFVGDSTCHDFFTGIKRADLCAKMADTIRKINPAVIMEGHWIPVPMEDTLEDLMTNLSE, encoded by the coding sequence ATGGAACTGAAACGACTGAATGAACATATATGGTTTATGCCATATGAGGAGGGACGGGACCGCCCGAACCTCTGCTATGTGAAAGGCGGCCGCATGAGCCTGGCGGTGGACGCCGGCCACTCGGCCGCGCATGTACGCGAGTTTTACGCGCTGCTGGAAAAAGAGAACCTGCCGCTTCCGGACCTGACAGTCCTGACCCACTGGCACTGGGACCATACCTTCGGGATGCACGCTGTACATGGTTTGACCCTCGCGAACGAGCGGACCAACCGGTACCTGGCGGAGTGGAAGGAAAAAATCGAAAAGAATGGACCCGGGGAATTCCTGGCCATCCACGAAAGCATCCGGAGGGAATATCCCGCAGGGACCGAAGTGACCGTAAGAACGGCGGATATTGTTTTCGATGGGGAGCTTACACTGGATCTGGGCGGCTGCACGGTGAAGGTGGTCCAGGCCGAGGCGCCCCACACGGACGATTCCACGCTGGTCTATGTGGAGAACGACAGGGTGCTGTTCGTCGGCGATTCCACCTGCCATGATTTCTTCACCGGGATCAAACGGGCGGACCTGTGCGCAAAAATGGCGGATACCATCCGGAAAATCAATCCCGCCGTCATCATGGAAGGGCACTGGATCCCGGTGCCCATGGAAGACACGCTGGAGGACCTGATGACCAATCTGTCCGAATGA
- a CDS encoding class I mannose-6-phosphate isomerase has protein sequence MKYSSFHNYDPYPSIRVAGDACAAEGWEAVRAEIRKQMTGDRCVAVCELYPGVDPDGVIRELEKLSPATVIDTRELLLPREKLFERVYGDQGDDRVFGLMTHRTLDACFDQEKLAAARERIAGIRDGLALVCGTGASLAAEGDVLLYFNITRWEIQLRYRKGQGNWGLDNGDAPLLTKYKYGYFVLWRMADRLKTKLLPKVDLMIDANDPEKPKAVTGAAYLDALDQAAVQPFRVRPYFDPGVWGGQWIRKQLEIPTDAANLAWGFDGVPEENGLGLTFGDITLEFPAIDLVLTHPHELLGERVHGRFGAEFPIRFDLLDTMEGGNLSLQVHPLTEYIQEQFGMHYTQDESYYILEADEEKDPAVYLGVKTGICPEEMTEDLETAQKGGPAFDAGKYVNRIPVKKHDHLLIPAGTVHCSGADTVVLEISATPYIFTFKLWDWGRVGLDGLPRPIHIHHGKNNIQWDRNTEWVKRELVNRTETIRQEDGILAERTGLHPREFLETIRYTLSRPVTCACNDSVHVLNLVEGKEMTIESPDGAFRPFAVHYAETVILPAAAGEYRLCPTEGSPEIRVIDASVRP, from the coding sequence ATGAAATACAGCAGTTTTCACAACTACGATCCATATCCATCCATCCGGGTGGCGGGGGACGCCTGCGCCGCGGAAGGCTGGGAAGCCGTGCGGGCAGAGATCCGGAAGCAGATGACCGGGGACCGGTGTGTGGCGGTATGCGAACTGTACCCGGGCGTGGATCCGGACGGCGTGATCCGGGAGCTGGAAAAGCTTTCGCCCGCCACGGTGATCGACACCCGGGAGCTCCTGCTGCCGAGAGAAAAACTGTTTGAACGGGTATACGGCGACCAGGGGGATGACCGGGTTTTCGGCCTGATGACCCACCGGACGCTGGACGCCTGCTTCGATCAGGAGAAGCTCGCCGCAGCCCGGGAACGGATCGCGGGAATCCGGGACGGCCTGGCGCTGGTGTGCGGCACCGGGGCTTCGCTGGCGGCGGAAGGGGACGTCCTGCTGTACTTCAACATCACGCGGTGGGAAATCCAGCTGCGGTACCGGAAGGGCCAGGGCAACTGGGGCCTGGACAACGGGGACGCGCCGCTGCTGACCAAATACAAATACGGCTACTTTGTGCTGTGGCGGATGGCTGACCGGCTGAAGACGAAGCTGCTGCCCAAAGTGGACCTGATGATCGACGCGAATGACCCGGAAAAGCCGAAAGCGGTAACCGGGGCCGCCTACCTGGACGCGCTGGACCAGGCGGCCGTGCAGCCATTCCGCGTCCGCCCCTACTTCGATCCCGGGGTATGGGGCGGCCAGTGGATCCGGAAACAGCTGGAGATCCCGACGGACGCGGCCAACCTGGCCTGGGGCTTTGACGGTGTGCCGGAAGAGAACGGGCTGGGGCTGACTTTCGGGGATATCACGCTGGAGTTCCCCGCCATCGACCTGGTGCTGACCCATCCGCACGAGCTGCTGGGGGAACGGGTGCACGGGCGGTTCGGCGCGGAATTCCCGATCCGCTTTGACCTGCTGGACACGATGGAGGGCGGAAACCTCTCCCTGCAGGTGCACCCGCTGACGGAATACATCCAGGAGCAGTTCGGCATGCACTATACGCAGGACGAAAGCTACTACATCCTGGAGGCGGATGAGGAAAAGGATCCGGCAGTGTACCTGGGCGTGAAAACTGGGATATGCCCGGAGGAAATGACGGAAGACCTGGAGACCGCGCAGAAGGGCGGCCCCGCGTTTGACGCCGGGAAATACGTGAACCGCATTCCGGTGAAAAAGCACGACCACCTGCTGATTCCGGCCGGAACAGTCCACTGCTCCGGGGCGGACACGGTGGTGCTGGAGATCAGCGCGACGCCGTATATCTTTACTTTCAAGCTGTGGGACTGGGGACGGGTCGGCCTGGACGGGCTGCCGCGCCCGATTCACATCCACCATGGGAAAAACAATATCCAGTGGGATCGGAACACGGAATGGGTGAAGCGGGAGCTGGTAAACCGGACTGAGACGATCCGGCAGGAAGACGGCATCCTGGCGGAACGCACGGGCCTTCATCCCCGGGAATTCCTGGAAACCATCCGGTATACGCTGAGCCGGCCGGTTACCTGTGCGTGCAATGACAGCGTGCACGTCCTGAACCTGGTGGAAGGGAAGGAAATGACCATCGAAAGCCCGGACGGAGCCTTCCGGCCGTTTGCCGTCCACTACGCGGAGACAGTGATCCTGCCCGCAGCAGCTGGGGAATACCGCCTCTGCCCGACGGAAGGCAGCCCGGAAATCCGGGTGATTGACGCCAGCGTAAGACCATAA
- a CDS encoding fibronectin type III domain-containing protein — translation MKKQIFAFVLFLVLLLAAFPVSADGVSITAIEPRSNGNVLVRWEDPSGNGPYIVAYQHMVGDRLFSIQLVEREVRRTEIEIVDLIPGEKYSIIVLDKSYNMARKETSSETRLFGGENSSARLTVTLRQKKGGSASTVNQLSVAEIEKTLSGSSDFFGATIKATLPRLSKSYTGTARAAIQQPDGDMFTFMVQEEKMLPSYEYIYYDNMPLTQVWRYIKQQNNDTIPTGTYTISFYLDQEYFGYQDFSMVP, via the coding sequence GTGAAAAAACAGATCTTTGCCTTTGTACTGTTCCTTGTCCTCCTCCTGGCTGCCTTTCCCGTATCCGCTGACGGCGTCAGCATCACGGCGATTGAGCCCAGGAGCAACGGAAACGTGCTGGTCCGCTGGGAGGATCCCTCCGGCAATGGTCCTTACATTGTTGCGTATCAGCATATGGTGGGCGACCGGTTATTCTCCATCCAGCTGGTGGAGCGGGAAGTCCGACGAACGGAAATCGAGATTGTTGACCTGATCCCGGGAGAGAAGTACTCCATCATTGTTCTGGATAAGAGTTACAATATGGCCCGGAAGGAAACCAGCAGCGAAACCCGGCTGTTCGGCGGAGAAAACAGCTCCGCCCGGCTGACCGTGACCCTTCGGCAGAAAAAAGGCGGCTCCGCTTCCACGGTGAACCAGTTGTCCGTAGCGGAAATCGAAAAGACCCTGTCCGGCAGCAGCGACTTCTTCGGTGCGACGATCAAAGCGACGCTGCCGCGCCTGTCGAAGTCCTACACCGGCACCGCCCGAGCGGCGATCCAGCAGCCGGACGGCGACATGTTTACCTTTATGGTGCAGGAGGAGAAGATGCTGCCCTCCTACGAGTACATCTATTACGACAACATGCCCCTGACCCAGGTATGGCGCTATATCAAACAGCAGAACAACGACACGATTCCCACCGGCACCTATACCATTTCGTTCTATCTTGACCAGGAATACTTTGGCTACCAGGATTTCTCCATGGTTCCATAA
- a CDS encoding M15 family metallopeptidase, translated as MISNNVWGFVSVSDMIPDVILEIRYYSIFNFVGERIDGYEQPAALLTAEAASALKRASDDARARGYRLKIFDAYRPQKAVDHFMRWAGDSSDVRMKRYFYPGIDKDTLIPGGYIAERSGHSRGSTVDLTLYDMRMQKELDMGSPFDFFGEVSHPDYRGITEQQYANRMLLRDIMVSNGFLPLDEEWWHFTLAGEPWPDTYFTFPVRC; from the coding sequence ATGATTTCGAACAACGTATGGGGATTTGTCTCCGTGAGTGATATGATTCCGGACGTGATCCTGGAGATCCGCTACTATTCCATCTTCAATTTTGTCGGCGAGCGCATCGACGGGTATGAGCAGCCGGCCGCGCTGCTGACCGCGGAAGCGGCCTCCGCCCTGAAGCGGGCCAGCGATGACGCGCGCGCCCGGGGATACCGGCTGAAGATCTTTGATGCGTACCGCCCGCAGAAAGCGGTGGACCATTTCATGCGCTGGGCCGGGGACTCCTCCGACGTCCGCATGAAACGCTACTTCTACCCGGGAATCGACAAGGATACCCTGATTCCCGGCGGGTATATCGCGGAACGCTCCGGCCACAGCCGGGGCAGCACCGTGGACCTGACGCTGTACGATATGCGGATGCAGAAAGAACTGGACATGGGCAGCCCCTTCGACTTTTTCGGGGAGGTGAGCCATCCGGATTACCGGGGAATCACGGAACAGCAGTATGCCAACCGGATGCTTCTCCGCGATATCATGGTTTCCAACGGCTTCCTTCCCCTGGACGAGGAATGGTGGCACTTTACCCTGGCCGGCGAACCCTGGCCGGACACCTACTTCACCTTCCCGGTCCGCTGCTGA
- a CDS encoding phosphatase PAP2 family protein: protein MEWEVGQIEWIQKALGSLNNTVGAALSFIGGELGLLLVLLIVLFCWKKESGKRLALIITAVNTWLPMIKAAVMRPRPYMEYPDRVQGVADVGNSASMDDIAAQGYSFPSTHSASTMALFIPLAAEVKKKWMWIIAVLITLLVGVSRAITGMHYPTDILAGWALGLAGAGIVLLLEKKVKNEWIRHLILLASVLPGIFFVRTEDYYTSLGLMIGLIAAIHFEAKYVNFMDTRNIWAMILRVAGAFVIYFVLNTVLKLPFSKEFLAGGTMGAFLVRAARYAVIIFVIIGIYPKAFPLFEKIGKKK from the coding sequence ATGGAATGGGAAGTCGGACAGATTGAATGGATCCAGAAAGCCCTGGGAAGCCTGAACAACACGGTCGGGGCGGCCCTGAGCTTTATCGGCGGAGAGCTCGGCCTGCTGCTGGTGCTGCTGATTGTTCTTTTCTGCTGGAAAAAGGAAAGCGGAAAACGCCTGGCGCTGATCATCACGGCGGTGAATACCTGGCTGCCGATGATCAAGGCGGCGGTGATGCGGCCCCGGCCCTATATGGAATACCCGGATCGGGTGCAGGGTGTGGCGGACGTCGGGAACAGCGCTTCCATGGATGATATTGCCGCCCAGGGATATTCCTTCCCCAGCACCCACAGCGCGTCGACCATGGCGCTGTTTATCCCCCTGGCAGCTGAAGTGAAGAAAAAGTGGATGTGGATTATTGCCGTTCTCATCACTCTGCTGGTGGGCGTGAGCCGGGCCATCACCGGAATGCACTATCCGACGGACATCCTGGCCGGGTGGGCGCTGGGACTGGCCGGAGCCGGAATCGTCCTGCTGCTGGAAAAGAAAGTGAAGAATGAATGGATCCGGCACCTGATCCTGCTGGCTTCGGTGCTGCCCGGGATTTTCTTCGTCCGGACGGAGGACTATTACACCTCCCTGGGCCTGATGATCGGCCTGATCGCCGCGATCCACTTTGAAGCGAAGTACGTGAATTTTATGGATACCCGCAACATATGGGCCATGATCCTGCGGGTGGCCGGCGCGTTCGTGATCTACTTTGTGCTGAATACGGTGCTGAAGCTGCCTTTCAGCAAGGAATTCCTTGCCGGCGGAACCATGGGCGCTTTCCTGGTCCGCGCGGCACGCTACGCCGTGATCATCTTTGTGATCATCGGAATCTACCCGAAAGCATTCCCGCTGTTTGAAAAGATCGGGAAAAAGAAATAA